ATCCGGTCCACAAGATCGAGATACGCTGCGTGATCGGTGCGGTTCGAGCGGCCCAGAAGAATCAGGTTGTGGCACGCCGATGCGTCGCCGACCTTCATCGGAACGCCGTTCAGGTTGGCCCCTTTGCCCCGCGCCGCGACGTACATCTCGTCCCGGTCCGGTGCGTAGATCACGCCGAGTTCGATCCGGCCCTTCAGCGCGAAACCCACCGAGATCGCCCAGAGGTCCAGGCCCTCTGCGAAGTTCGTCGTGCCGTCGATGGGGTCGATGATCCAGAGCCTCTCGCCCTCGGCCGTCCCGTGTGTTTCCTCCGCGAGGATCGAGTCATCGGGGAACGATCCGCGGATCGCCGCCACGAGGCGGGCTTCCACCGCGAGGTCGGCGTTGGTCACCAAATCCTGCTTGCCCTTCTCGGAGACCGCCAGGGAGGACTGCCGCAGCGATCGCGCCAGCGACCCGACGTCACGGACGATGGATAGAGCCAGTTCGAAGCGGGGAGTCAATGGGTCTTGTAGTGTCATGGTCAAACCACCCGCCGACCGTCCCTTGCAACGCCGGGCTGTCCAGCCGTGCAACACGCCGACACTGTCGATGCCAACGACCTCGAAGCTCACTTCCTGTCGACCAGCCTCACCTTGTCGACATCCATCACCGACAGCCTGTCGCCGATGGCCTGGGCGTCCCCCGGGCGATAAATCCCGATCTTCAAATGCGGCTCGCCGCACGCACGTTGCCGGTGGATCATCCTGTTGTCAACGACCTTCTTGCCGTCAAGATACAGGTCGTAGGATCGCGCGGGTTTGAAGTCGAACCTGACGTCCACCCATTTCCCGAGAACTTCCTCGACGAAAAAGGGCCTTGTAGCGCCCAGAAGGTATCCATCGCTGAATTTCACCATGACGAGGGGGCCGCCCCGGCAACCGCTGACGGATTGGTGCAGTTGCAGAAAGTCCTCCCGGTCGTTGTCAAAGCCCTTCACGAACCTCACCTTGTAGGTGAGCGAATAATCGTGGTCCTTCTCAAGGGTAGTCGTCTGCTTGATTTCCGCCCGCTCCCAGTAAGGCGCCCGGGACCTGGAGCGGTTGTCGCTGCCGCATCCCCCGACCTGTCCGTTCTTCAGGGTGAAGCGCAGGAACCTCTCGCCTTCCTCCTGAATCCATTGTGTGGAGGAGTATTCCGGAAGATCACAGTTCTCATAGAACATGACGTTCCAGTCCCGGTCCTTGTAGGCCGTCTTACTGAAGTAGTCGAAGCTCCGGCCGGGGGTGTAATCGGCCGTGGCGACGTGAATGCCGGTCAGGAGCAGCGCGGCCGTTATGAGGAAACTCCGCATCTTCCTTCCCTTGGCGCGGCTCACATGCCCCACACCTCGATACCGGCGCCGGCGACGGGCTCGCGGCGGTGGAACAGCTTGTCCTCCCAGCTCCGGCTCTCGTCGCGGTCGAAGATGACCAGGTGGCCCGCTTCCGCGGCGCAACGGTCCATGCAGGCCGCGGTCTGCTCAAGGCCGTCGGCGATGGTGCGCTCCAGGCTCTTGTGCAGCACCTTGCACTCGATCACGAACCTGCGCGTCCGCTCCCCCTGGGGCCAGACGATCAGCAGATCGGTGCGCCCCCGGCCCAGGCCGTATTCCCGCTCGATGCGGCCGCCGCCGTTCACCACCCTCTGCAAGAACGCCTGCAAC
This region of Deltaproteobacteria bacterium genomic DNA includes:
- a CDS encoding inositol monophosphatase family protein, which gives rise to MSFEVVGIDSVGVLHGWTARRCKGRSAGGLTMTLQDPLTPRFELALSIVRDVGSLARSLRQSSLAVSEKGKQDLVTNADLAVEARLVAAIRGSFPDDSILAEETHGTAEGERLWIIDPIDGTTNFAEGLDLWAISVGFALKGRIELGVIYAPDRDEMYVAARGKGANLNGVPMKVGDASACHNLILLGRSNRTDHAAYLDLVDRIVRSDHDYRRLGSAALSLALVARGSAGAYYEAHLNSWDCAAGLVICAEAGCRSALPEIDLIRGGPVLVAHPGFLGDAQALVNPKAGSP
- a CDS encoding heparin lyase I family protein, which gives rise to MRSFLITAALLLTGIHVATADYTPGRSFDYFSKTAYKDRDWNVMFYENCDLPEYSSTQWIQEEGERFLRFTLKNGQVGGCGSDNRSRSRAPYWERAEIKQTTTLEKDHDYSLTYKVRFVKGFDNDREDFLQLHQSVSGCRGGPLVMVKFSDGYLLGATRPFFVEEVLGKWVDVRFDFKPARSYDLYLDGKKVVDNRMIHRQRACGEPHLKIGIYRPGDAQAIGDRLSVMDVDKVRLVDRK